The following coding sequences lie in one Alicyclobacillus curvatus genomic window:
- a CDS encoding Gfo/Idh/MocA family oxidoreductase: MIEQKVKVGLVGLGNIGKTHISHLSTMKQVELVGVCDIDVDKADDYATAHNTTAYYTYQDLFERSGLEAVIVAVPHYHHTPISIAAFERGLHVLCEKPLGVHLNDAYKTVAAYRQAKEHNPQLKFGIMFQERTIPYYKKLKDLMESGELGRLMRVTWINTAWFRSQTYYDSGGWRATWAGEGGGILTNQCPHNLDMYQWLFGLPQKISGHAHIGKYHNIEVEDEVTAYFEHDNGMIGHFIVSTAETPGTNRLEIIGENGKLVYENSEIVFYRNRVSMLKFLKETKEAFTNVESWYTEIPVNTKEPFGHKVVAEKFMDAILNQSDDLVAHGEEGVNGLVLANGIMLSAFTNLMINVPFDTTLYEEKLNERIRTSKFVKNAAADVHVDMSASYNG, translated from the coding sequence GTGATTGAGCAAAAAGTGAAGGTCGGCTTGGTCGGACTCGGGAACATCGGCAAGACGCACATCAGCCATTTGAGTACCATGAAACAGGTTGAGTTGGTCGGGGTTTGCGATATCGATGTCGATAAAGCAGATGACTACGCAACAGCGCACAACACGACGGCATATTACACCTATCAAGACCTGTTTGAACGGTCCGGGCTTGAAGCTGTCATTGTCGCTGTACCGCACTATCATCACACCCCGATTTCCATCGCGGCATTCGAACGGGGACTGCATGTATTGTGCGAAAAGCCGCTTGGCGTCCATCTCAATGATGCCTACAAAACTGTCGCTGCCTATCGACAGGCGAAAGAGCACAATCCGCAACTGAAGTTTGGCATCATGTTCCAGGAACGAACCATTCCTTACTATAAGAAGTTGAAGGACCTCATGGAATCGGGTGAACTTGGCCGTTTAATGAGAGTGACCTGGATTAATACGGCGTGGTTCCGGTCGCAGACCTATTACGACAGCGGCGGCTGGCGTGCAACGTGGGCGGGCGAAGGTGGGGGCATTTTGACCAACCAGTGTCCACACAACTTGGACATGTACCAATGGCTGTTCGGACTCCCCCAAAAAATCAGTGGTCACGCGCACATCGGCAAATATCACAATATCGAAGTTGAAGACGAGGTAACGGCATATTTCGAACACGATAACGGCATGATTGGACACTTTATTGTTTCAACGGCGGAAACTCCGGGAACCAATCGTCTGGAGATTATCGGGGAAAACGGGAAGTTAGTCTATGAAAACTCGGAAATCGTCTTTTACCGCAATCGTGTCTCGATGCTGAAGTTTCTGAAGGAGACCAAAGAGGCGTTCACAAACGTGGAGAGTTGGTACACGGAGATTCCTGTGAATACAAAGGAGCCGTTTGGACACAAGGTTGTCGCCGAAAAGTTTATGGATGCTATCCTGAATCAATCGGATGACTTGGTTGCACACGGGGAAGAAGGGGTAAACGGTCTCGTCCTGGCAAACGGCATCATGTTGTCGGCTTTCACCAATCTGATGATAAATGTGCCGTTTGATACCACCCTCTACGAGGAAAAACTGAATGAACGGATTCGCACATCAAAGTTTGTAAAGAATGCGGCGGCTGATGTTCACGTAGATATGTCTGCATCCTACAACGGCTGA
- a CDS encoding ROK family protein → MIIKNHSQLRDFNVELIFRLIRKMGPVSRTTLSETTGLAPSTVSVITSHLQDRGVIRERGRAVSTGGRRPVLLEVDPVGGYFITADLIGSHLSFGVVDLSLELTHMESLDEPSLEGEPLYAQLLRGFNQVASHCEHKKCPILGYGVATPGLIDSDGRVIEADNLGWHGFDLQSKLAKDLSAMVVVQNDTNAAAFGEFQYGSLYENGWHNMLFVSVDTGVGTGLVLNGSLFRGARGLAGEFGHVTIDPNGLTCACGRQGCLETIASAPAMVREYQRRGGDFKGAQPTFEELVANVHLGDPTAVTVIQEAAKMTGIAISNQINMLNVDVVILGGAVIRKSDLFFQTASAYAKRTLPGLAEGLAIQKSLLGPQAGLVGIASLSIDQLFSAPTEVRS, encoded by the coding sequence GTGATCATCAAGAACCATTCACAGCTGAGAGATTTCAATGTTGAGTTGATTTTTCGCTTGATTCGAAAGATGGGCCCGGTTTCTCGGACGACTCTTTCCGAAACGACCGGCCTGGCCCCGAGCACGGTGTCTGTCATCACGTCTCATCTGCAGGACCGAGGCGTGATTCGAGAGCGCGGGCGCGCGGTGTCGACGGGCGGGAGACGGCCTGTGTTGCTCGAAGTAGATCCGGTTGGGGGATATTTTATTACTGCAGATTTGATTGGATCACATCTGTCGTTTGGTGTTGTGGATTTGTCTCTGGAACTGACGCACATGGAGAGCCTCGATGAGCCGTCCCTTGAAGGAGAACCGTTGTACGCGCAGTTGTTGCGTGGTTTCAACCAAGTCGCGAGTCATTGCGAACACAAGAAGTGCCCGATTCTTGGTTACGGCGTGGCGACGCCGGGTCTGATTGACTCTGATGGCCGGGTCATCGAGGCCGACAACTTGGGGTGGCATGGTTTTGACTTGCAGAGCAAACTTGCAAAGGATTTATCCGCCATGGTGGTGGTTCAGAATGACACCAATGCGGCGGCTTTCGGGGAGTTTCAATACGGGTCTCTGTATGAAAACGGATGGCACAACATGCTATTTGTTTCGGTAGATACAGGCGTTGGAACGGGACTTGTATTAAACGGCAGCTTGTTCCGGGGGGCACGGGGTCTTGCTGGAGAGTTCGGCCATGTGACCATTGACCCAAACGGGCTGACGTGTGCCTGTGGGAGGCAGGGTTGCCTTGAAACCATCGCGTCAGCGCCCGCCATGGTGCGCGAATACCAGCGACGGGGCGGGGACTTCAAGGGGGCACAGCCCACGTTCGAGGAACTCGTCGCAAATGTCCATCTCGGCGATCCGACGGCCGTTACCGTCATTCAGGAGGCGGCCAAGATGACAGGTATTGCGATATCCAATCAAATCAACATGCTGAACGTCGACGTCGTTATCCTTGGGGGAGCGGTCATCAGGAAAAGTGATCTCTTTTTCCAGACCGCGTCTGCCTATGCAAAGCGCACACTTCCGGGTCTAGCGGAAGGCCTCGCGATTCAGAAATCTCTCTTGGGCCCCCAGGCTGGGCTGGTTGGGATTGCGTCACTGAGCATTGACCAGTTGTTCTCAGCACCGACAGAAGTTCGATCTTGA
- a CDS encoding extracellular solute-binding protein — MTKSKIRKPVFGVLGLTVAAAVTLTGCGGAQGNSSNAQSNGSGGSQPGGQFSGQKLTLNVFVGKDTGFAQQQQQMLNQFAKDFEQQNPNVTINYSFYSSSSEENTTLQTSLTSNQGPDIFEFGSTFIPTAYATNGFHVFSGQDWTAIGGQSKFFPSALSMSGPSPNQLIGVPETVAPYGMLVNTKLMQAAGITSPPTTWQQFVTDAQKMTNPSKNQWGTAMDPADSFDPWHICWVLAKDAGGDFVSANGKNATMNSSQVVQAMQFWFDWMTKYQIASPSDVTNKGVDDLHQFENGKIGMLVMQSSNDIVGLNNSQVKNNYTYVPMPTIPYGQSSIPQGGKAVGSFVSGQYLSVPKYVTGAKYQAALKFINFLTSPAQQTQFYTQISTQPANMNVWKSDKDLETPLMKAFYQGEQNSVATPFSGAWGNVEVIFGGAANKIATEIATKQYKSGDIQSVLAAANSQVQSALQQ; from the coding sequence ATGACAAAATCCAAAATAAGAAAACCAGTCTTCGGGGTACTCGGTCTCACCGTTGCTGCGGCCGTCACACTTACGGGATGCGGAGGAGCACAAGGGAACTCGTCAAATGCGCAGTCGAACGGGTCCGGAGGTTCACAGCCAGGTGGCCAGTTCAGCGGGCAAAAGTTGACCTTAAACGTGTTTGTCGGCAAGGATACGGGGTTTGCGCAGCAGCAACAACAAATGCTGAATCAGTTTGCAAAGGACTTCGAGCAGCAAAACCCAAACGTAACCATTAACTATTCGTTTTATTCATCGTCATCGGAAGAGAACACCACCTTACAGACTTCTCTCACAAGCAATCAAGGGCCGGACATCTTTGAGTTTGGCAGCACGTTCATTCCAACGGCGTATGCCACTAACGGCTTCCATGTGTTTTCTGGTCAGGATTGGACTGCGATAGGCGGGCAATCTAAATTCTTCCCATCCGCCCTCAGCATGTCCGGCCCAAGTCCGAACCAATTGATTGGCGTACCGGAAACCGTTGCACCGTATGGCATGTTGGTGAACACAAAACTCATGCAAGCGGCTGGGATTACATCCCCACCGACAACCTGGCAGCAGTTCGTAACGGACGCGCAGAAGATGACGAACCCCTCGAAAAATCAATGGGGCACGGCGATGGATCCGGCTGATTCATTTGACCCATGGCACATCTGCTGGGTTCTCGCCAAAGACGCGGGGGGTGACTTTGTTTCTGCGAACGGCAAGAACGCCACCATGAATTCATCACAAGTCGTGCAGGCCATGCAATTCTGGTTTGACTGGATGACAAAATATCAGATTGCTTCGCCCAGTGATGTGACCAATAAGGGGGTTGACGATTTACACCAGTTCGAAAATGGCAAGATTGGGATGTTGGTCATGCAGAGCTCCAATGATATTGTCGGATTGAATAATTCGCAAGTGAAGAATAACTACACCTACGTACCGATGCCGACCATTCCATACGGTCAGAGCTCCATTCCGCAAGGTGGAAAGGCGGTCGGTTCGTTCGTGTCCGGGCAATATCTGTCCGTACCAAAGTACGTCACGGGCGCGAAGTATCAGGCTGCGCTCAAATTCATCAACTTCTTAACCAGTCCTGCACAACAGACTCAGTTTTATACGCAAATCTCCACACAGCCTGCCAACATGAATGTATGGAAGTCGGACAAAGACCTTGAGACACCGCTGATGAAGGCGTTCTATCAGGGGGAGCAAAACTCAGTAGCGACGCCATTTAGCGGAGCTTGGGGCAACGTCGAAGTCATTTTTGGCGGAGCGGCGAACAAAATTGCCACCGAGATTGCGACGAAGCAGTACAAGAGTGGTGACATTCAATCCGTGCTGGCGGCTGCAAACAGCCAGGTCCAATCCGCTTTGCAACAGTAA
- a CDS encoding carbohydrate ABC transporter permease, producing the protein MSRQLSRSHFITHAVLTVGAIIMVLPFLWMVLTSLKPDSELLSSNWIPHHFAFVNYWRAWTAAPFDTYYRNSILVTVFATAGQVLTSAMAGYAFSKIKFVGRHVIFFAILAALMIPLQAIIIPVYLILVGFHWTNTLTGLIVPMIPSAFGVFLFKQFFDDIPSDLEEAAFLDGAGRYRILFQIFLPLSKPVISAFGILSFLFNWNNFFYPLIVVTSTKVQTLPLGLSVFSNGNTTDYNLLMAATTLTIIPVLILFLFVQRYFIQGVAMSGIK; encoded by the coding sequence TTGTCCAGACAGCTGAGCAGGTCTCACTTCATTACGCACGCAGTGCTCACAGTAGGGGCCATCATCATGGTGCTTCCGTTCTTGTGGATGGTCCTTACCTCCCTAAAGCCAGATTCAGAGCTGCTTAGCAGCAACTGGATTCCCCATCATTTCGCCTTTGTAAACTACTGGCGGGCATGGACGGCGGCTCCTTTCGATACCTATTATCGCAACAGTATTTTGGTCACTGTCTTCGCAACGGCCGGTCAGGTCCTGACAAGTGCTATGGCAGGTTACGCCTTCTCAAAAATCAAGTTTGTCGGGAGACATGTGATTTTCTTTGCAATTCTTGCAGCGCTCATGATCCCGTTGCAGGCCATCATCATACCGGTTTACCTGATTCTGGTGGGGTTCCACTGGACGAACACGCTGACAGGTTTAATTGTCCCGATGATTCCGTCTGCCTTCGGGGTATTCCTGTTCAAGCAGTTTTTTGATGACATTCCGTCTGACCTCGAAGAGGCAGCGTTTCTTGACGGAGCAGGCCGGTACAGGATTTTGTTCCAAATCTTTCTCCCGTTGTCCAAACCTGTGATATCCGCCTTTGGAATTCTCTCGTTTCTCTTTAACTGGAACAACTTTTTCTACCCTTTGATTGTGGTGACAAGTACCAAGGTCCAGACTTTGCCGCTTGGACTTTCGGTCTTCAGTAATGGCAATACAACTGATTACAATTTGCTCATGGCTGCCACGACGCTGACCATCATTCCTGTGCTCATTCTCTTCTTGTTTGTACAGCGGTACTTCATCCAGGGCGTAGCGATGAGCGGTATCAAATAG
- a CDS encoding sugar phosphate isomerase/epimerase codes for MKIAYSNLASPEWSMEEVFENALRFGYDGVEVRLVDGEVIPSDLDVARQKEIVKLAARRGIDIIGLGASTRFATADANVREENMRELLRYIELAANMEVPMVRTFGGGLGDKGEMQEGDEVRFVADALNRVSNRAEVLGVSVLLETHDEFSSSYLVKEVLQRVSSAAIGAIWDTHHPVRMNETVEETYANLRDRLKHVHLKDAKRNADGWDLVVFGEGDVPVRRIVETVVASGYDNYLCVEWEKKWHPEIEGAATALPKHLDILRGYLE; via the coding sequence GTGAAAATTGCATACTCAAATTTGGCGAGCCCGGAATGGTCGATGGAGGAGGTCTTTGAAAATGCACTCAGGTTTGGTTATGACGGTGTGGAAGTTCGATTGGTGGACGGGGAAGTCATCCCATCCGATTTGGATGTCGCTCGCCAGAAGGAAATTGTCAAATTAGCGGCCAGGCGTGGCATCGACATCATTGGACTCGGCGCCTCCACGCGCTTTGCCACGGCCGATGCAAATGTCCGTGAGGAAAATATGAGGGAGTTGCTTCGGTACATCGAGCTTGCTGCCAACATGGAAGTGCCGATGGTTCGGACGTTTGGTGGCGGTCTCGGCGATAAGGGGGAGATGCAGGAGGGAGACGAAGTTCGCTTCGTTGCAGATGCCTTGAACCGGGTATCAAATCGGGCCGAGGTTCTCGGTGTATCCGTGTTACTTGAGACGCACGATGAATTTTCGTCGTCGTACCTGGTCAAAGAGGTGTTGCAACGGGTGTCAAGTGCGGCGATTGGTGCGATATGGGATACCCATCATCCTGTTCGGATGAACGAAACAGTCGAAGAGACGTATGCAAATTTGCGGGATCGCCTAAAGCATGTCCATTTGAAAGATGCCAAACGAAATGCGGACGGATGGGACTTGGTTGTTTTTGGTGAAGGCGACGTACCGGTTCGTCGGATTGTCGAGACGGTGGTTGCTTCAGGCTACGATAACTATCTGTGTGTCGAATGGGAGAAGAAATGGCATCCAGAAATCGAAGGGGCAGCAACAGCACTTCCGAAACACCTCGACATTTTAAGAGGCTACTTAGAATAG
- a CDS encoding extracellular solute-binding protein codes for MRKYALLAASVAIPALVVVGCGTTGSSSNTGKSGSSGNVTNITIWDDYSSAQPAGKAFNTLVDEFNKSHPNIHVTAQYITVGDNMLPKIMTALAGNQEPDMVAGGYPTWGPGLLDSGKVVTLDSYLKNSKTLHASDFYPGMLNVSSYKGKVLSIPNDGGDYGIFYNKNIFTQAGLNPNKPPQTWSELLKDAQQIKQKTGNWGFYVPIGNTEWTVWTFEGMLWGNGGTFIDTSGPKAKVEFNSPAGVQALQMWVDMIHKYKVAQPTAYPITTQTSDILEKGNVGMVIDGPWDVAPLNKANFPLGTTMFPQGTSSYSTNLGTDTFFIFKTGKAKQDASWQFIEWFMKPSRLAQWDINASFLPTLTSVVNTPAYAKFLKDHPDMAPLVENLKYAHGRPSLKSYNAISTELGNQIEAALYGQVSAKQALDTAATKAEQILQQNGE; via the coding sequence ATGAGAAAGTATGCACTGCTTGCGGCAAGTGTCGCGATTCCGGCACTTGTGGTCGTAGGGTGCGGTACGACGGGAAGTTCATCCAATACCGGAAAATCAGGCAGCAGCGGCAATGTCACAAACATCACCATCTGGGATGATTATTCCTCGGCACAGCCCGCAGGTAAGGCCTTCAATACGTTGGTCGATGAATTTAACAAGTCGCATCCGAACATCCATGTTACGGCCCAATACATCACTGTCGGTGACAACATGTTACCGAAAATTATGACCGCCTTGGCCGGAAATCAAGAGCCGGATATGGTGGCTGGTGGATATCCAACGTGGGGTCCAGGACTCCTCGACAGCGGCAAAGTCGTTACTTTGGATTCCTATCTCAAGAACTCCAAGACCCTTCACGCGAGTGACTTCTATCCGGGGATGTTAAACGTCTCGTCCTACAAGGGGAAAGTGCTCAGTATTCCAAACGATGGCGGGGATTACGGGATATTTTACAACAAGAATATCTTCACGCAAGCGGGTCTCAATCCGAACAAGCCCCCCCAAACTTGGAGCGAACTGTTGAAAGATGCTCAGCAAATTAAGCAAAAGACCGGAAATTGGGGTTTCTACGTGCCGATTGGCAACACCGAGTGGACGGTTTGGACGTTTGAGGGCATGCTCTGGGGCAATGGCGGTACATTCATCGATACATCCGGTCCGAAGGCGAAAGTCGAGTTCAACAGCCCGGCAGGAGTTCAAGCTTTACAGATGTGGGTAGACATGATTCATAAGTACAAGGTAGCACAGCCGACAGCCTACCCAATTACAACGCAAACGTCTGATATCCTTGAAAAGGGCAATGTCGGTATGGTCATCGACGGGCCTTGGGATGTGGCGCCACTCAACAAGGCAAACTTCCCGCTTGGAACCACAATGTTCCCACAGGGTACGAGCAGTTACTCGACGAACCTCGGCACAGACACCTTCTTCATTTTCAAGACTGGAAAGGCCAAACAAGATGCATCCTGGCAGTTCATCGAGTGGTTCATGAAACCAAGCCGTTTGGCGCAGTGGGACATTAATGCAAGCTTCCTGCCGACGCTGACGTCGGTCGTAAATACACCCGCATATGCGAAATTCCTGAAAGACCATCCCGATATGGCGCCGCTCGTAGAAAACCTGAAGTATGCTCACGGACGCCCCTCCCTGAAATCCTACAATGCAATTTCGACCGAACTTGGCAATCAGATTGAGGCCGCCTTGTACGGACAGGTGTCTGCAAAGCAGGCCCTTGACACAGCAGCCACAAAAGCAGAGCAAATTTTGCAGCAAAACGGGGAATAA
- a CDS encoding aldo/keto reductase produces MTVKYNMIASLKRQVSKITFGCWELGGGAWEKESDEANLKVIEEALKLGINSFDTAEGYGNGHSEEVVGLALEKRRQDVVIASKVSPSHLRASDVRQSIENSLKRLRTEYLDIYYVHWPNADIPVHETMVEFRRLREEGLIRAVAVSNFSRAQLEEAEEVTKVDFIQNEYSLLHRSLEDEVIPYCIEHDIAIMTYSSIAKGILSGVYHLGDTPRKLADDDFRKTRRLFLPHHLEKETELVHAVKEVAEAHNVMPSEIAISWLLHQTGVTSAIVGTQNAEHLKQNVRAVDIELTEAQIHRLDEVSRRTLTAIDG; encoded by the coding sequence ATGACCGTGAAGTACAACATGATTGCAAGTCTAAAACGACAAGTATCGAAAATAACGTTTGGGTGTTGGGAACTCGGAGGAGGAGCGTGGGAAAAGGAGAGCGATGAAGCCAATCTCAAGGTGATTGAAGAGGCTTTGAAACTCGGCATCAATTCCTTTGACACAGCGGAGGGCTACGGTAACGGGCATTCGGAAGAAGTCGTTGGGCTTGCATTAGAAAAGCGACGACAGGACGTGGTCATTGCGTCCAAAGTATCCCCGAGCCACTTGCGGGCATCGGATGTTCGTCAATCGATAGAAAACTCTCTGAAACGGTTGCGTACGGAGTATCTTGATATTTACTACGTCCACTGGCCAAATGCGGACATTCCTGTTCATGAGACAATGGTTGAATTCAGACGTCTCAGGGAAGAAGGCTTGATACGGGCGGTTGCAGTGTCTAACTTTTCTCGCGCACAATTGGAGGAAGCAGAAGAGGTCACTAAAGTGGACTTCATTCAAAATGAATACAGTCTCTTGCATCGATCCCTCGAAGATGAGGTAATTCCGTATTGCATTGAACATGACATCGCCATCATGACTTACAGTTCTATTGCTAAGGGCATACTCTCAGGTGTCTATCACTTGGGAGATACCCCGCGAAAACTGGCGGATGACGATTTTCGCAAGACGCGGCGTCTATTCCTGCCTCACCACCTGGAGAAGGAAACGGAACTCGTTCACGCCGTCAAAGAAGTGGCAGAAGCACACAATGTCATGCCGTCCGAAATCGCCATTTCCTGGCTACTGCACCAGACCGGCGTGACTTCGGCGATAGTTGGGACACAGAATGCAGAGCACTTAAAGCAAAACGTGCGGGCTGTAGACATCGAGTTAACGGAAGCCCAAATTCATCGCTTGGATGAAGTCAGCCGTAGAACTCTGACTGCCATTGACGGCTAG
- a CDS encoding sugar ABC transporter permease, with amino-acid sequence MRSPVTPEPTVVMPARKARRSWSQKRLWRDSLTGYSLIAPTTVLFTIFYFIPLIETILNGFYRFNMMSPSKQFVGLQNYQTIFADAGFQAALWHTVVYTVFTVFFSSAFSLLVAVLLNQKIRGRNIYRAIYFLPVIAPNIASSIVFTDIFGNDSSGAMNKILGLFGVQPIAWLGSQHYAMATVIIYSVWTLIGYNMVIYLAGLQNIPENYYEAARIDGANSWDVFRRITLPLLRPTTLFVIVVGVISAFQVFNQVYIMTQGGPLNATTVILYLIYQEAFQNFHGGTASAMSVVLFLILLILSIVQVRMFSRRE; translated from the coding sequence ATGAGAAGTCCAGTAACCCCTGAACCAACTGTGGTCATGCCGGCCAGAAAAGCGAGACGGTCATGGAGCCAGAAGCGGTTGTGGCGTGACTCTCTAACCGGATATTCGCTGATTGCGCCTACGACGGTGCTGTTTACGATTTTCTACTTTATCCCGTTGATAGAGACGATTTTAAACGGCTTCTATCGATTCAACATGATGAGTCCCAGCAAACAGTTTGTCGGACTGCAAAACTACCAAACCATCTTTGCTGATGCGGGATTCCAGGCTGCCTTGTGGCATACCGTCGTGTACACCGTTTTTACTGTCTTCTTCAGCAGTGCATTTTCGCTGCTTGTCGCTGTGCTGCTGAACCAGAAGATTCGCGGTCGGAACATTTACCGGGCAATCTATTTTCTGCCGGTGATTGCGCCAAACATCGCTTCATCTATCGTGTTTACGGACATATTTGGCAACGACTCGAGTGGTGCCATGAACAAAATCCTCGGGTTATTTGGGGTTCAACCGATTGCCTGGCTCGGGAGTCAGCATTACGCCATGGCCACGGTCATCATCTACAGTGTCTGGACTCTGATTGGCTACAACATGGTGATTTATCTTGCTGGTTTACAGAACATACCGGAAAACTACTACGAGGCGGCTCGCATTGACGGCGCCAACTCCTGGGACGTATTTCGCAGGATTACCCTGCCCCTGCTTAGACCAACGACATTGTTTGTCATTGTGGTCGGTGTGATTTCGGCATTCCAGGTGTTCAATCAGGTTTACATCATGACTCAAGGCGGTCCGCTCAATGCCACCACGGTCATTTTGTACCTGATTTATCAGGAGGCGTTCCAAAACTTCCACGGCGGTACAGCGAGTGCCATGTCCGTCGTTCTGTTTTTGATTTTGCTCATCCTTTCGATTGTTCAGGTCAGAATGTTTTCACGCCGGGAGTAG
- a CDS encoding sugar phosphate isomerase/epimerase, whose protein sequence is MKKAINQWCFPEGTPLEDVFGVSARAGFDAVELNVNEEGGIGLTPRTTPDEARHILKQASESGLQLLSVSTGLLWKYPLSSPDKMVRGQGAEIVRKQIELAAEIGADTVLVVPGLVTSEVSYHDCYARSQEELALLGAFARDAGVVIGVENVWNKFLLSPIEMKRYIDEISTPTVGVYFDVGNVLQFGYPEHWISVLREDIKKVHIKDFSTQVGNIHGFVPLLSGDVNWPAVVSGLRDIGYNDVITAEISPYPAAPHQSAMDIARQMDAILSM, encoded by the coding sequence TTGAAAAAGGCGATTAACCAGTGGTGCTTTCCAGAAGGAACCCCGTTAGAGGATGTGTTTGGTGTTTCCGCACGCGCCGGATTTGATGCTGTCGAGCTCAATGTGAACGAAGAAGGAGGTATCGGTCTGACGCCTCGTACAACGCCTGATGAGGCGCGTCACATCTTGAAGCAGGCATCAGAGAGCGGCCTACAGCTGCTTAGTGTATCGACAGGACTGTTATGGAAATACCCGTTGAGTTCCCCCGACAAGATGGTGCGTGGTCAGGGCGCGGAGATTGTGCGTAAGCAGATTGAACTGGCAGCTGAAATTGGTGCTGATACCGTACTGGTAGTCCCCGGTTTGGTCACCTCTGAGGTCAGTTATCACGACTGCTACGCACGAAGTCAGGAGGAGCTGGCGCTGCTCGGTGCGTTTGCTAGGGACGCGGGGGTGGTTATTGGCGTGGAGAACGTGTGGAACAAGTTTCTTCTCTCGCCCATCGAAATGAAGCGCTACATTGATGAGATTAGCACCCCCACTGTTGGTGTTTACTTTGACGTCGGCAACGTGCTTCAGTTTGGCTACCCTGAACACTGGATATCGGTGCTGCGGGAAGATATCAAAAAGGTGCACATCAAGGACTTTTCGACGCAGGTTGGGAACATCCACGGGTTTGTTCCGTTGCTTTCCGGGGATGTAAATTGGCCTGCTGTCGTCAGCGGTTTGCGTGACATTGGGTACAACGATGTGATAACGGCTGAAATTTCTCCGTACCCCGCAGCACCGCATCAGTCCGCGATGGACATCGCCCGCCAGATGGATGCCATCCTTTCGATGTAA
- a CDS encoding 6-phosphogluconolactonase codes for MVRAVRARQPVPRSLQSLCCWFRGLGNGILRDRKRGIQVHVKVFETSDGLARAAAHHAATVLNDAVQIRGGARLLLSTGASQIEVLKYLVEADVKWDVIEVFHLDEYLGLDATHPASFRKYIQERVENLVHPNRVHYVTPDDDVTVTLRALAEEVSLPIDVALVGIGENGHIAFNDPPADFTTQEAYIVVHLDERCKRQQVREGWFRSLDEVPNQAITMTPYQILQSKVIISCVPFSVKAQAVKQTLEMEETNHVPATILKRHPNATLYLDAESASLVDRNKIPLGTK; via the coding sequence ATGGTGCGTGCTGTTCGTGCCAGGCAGCCTGTGCCTCGAAGCTTGCAGTCTCTATGTTGTTGGTTTCGAGGCTTGGGCAACGGAATCCTTAGGGACAGGAAGCGGGGAATACAAGTGCATGTGAAGGTATTTGAAACCTCTGATGGGCTCGCCAGAGCCGCTGCTCATCACGCCGCGACAGTGTTGAACGACGCCGTTCAAATACGCGGGGGCGCGCGGCTGCTGCTTTCCACCGGTGCGTCTCAAATCGAGGTGTTGAAGTATTTAGTAGAGGCGGATGTGAAATGGGACGTCATTGAAGTCTTTCACCTCGACGAATATCTTGGCCTTGATGCGACGCATCCAGCGAGTTTTCGAAAATATATTCAAGAGAGGGTGGAAAATCTCGTACATCCAAATAGGGTTCATTATGTGACCCCGGACGACGATGTCACGGTTACGCTGAGAGCCTTGGCAGAAGAAGTCAGCCTTCCCATTGATGTGGCACTGGTTGGAATTGGGGAGAATGGCCACATTGCTTTTAACGATCCGCCTGCTGATTTTACCACTCAGGAAGCGTATATTGTCGTTCATCTCGATGAACGGTGTAAGCGACAGCAGGTGCGTGAAGGGTGGTTCCGTAGCCTTGACGAAGTACCGAATCAAGCCATTACCATGACCCCGTATCAAATTTTGCAGAGCAAGGTTATCATCTCCTGCGTTCCATTCTCCGTGAAAGCACAAGCAGTCAAACAGACATTGGAGATGGAGGAGACGAATCACGTTCCGGCAACGATTTTGAAGCGTCATCCGAATGCCACTTTATATCTGGACGCTGAATCTGCGTCTTTGGTTGATAGGAACAAAATCCCCCTGGGCACGAAATGA